A portion of the Kribbella jejuensis genome contains these proteins:
- the purQ gene encoding phosphoribosylformylglycinamidine synthase subunit PurQ, which translates to MKIGVVTFPGSLDDVDARRAAAVAGAEAVALWHGDADLHGVDAVVLPGGFSYGDYLRAGAISRFAPVMDTIIAKAGQGMPVLGICNGFQVLCESHLLPGALIKNHHRKFVCKDQPLRIENNRTAWTSDYDANHEITIVLKNQDGSFVADEATLDRLEGEGRVVARYLGNPNGSYRDIAGITNERGNVVGLMPHPEHAVETLTGPSTDGLGFFTSVLKAVVAS; encoded by the coding sequence GTGAAGATCGGGGTCGTCACCTTCCCGGGTTCACTCGACGACGTCGACGCCCGGCGCGCGGCCGCGGTGGCCGGTGCCGAGGCGGTCGCGCTCTGGCACGGCGACGCGGACCTGCACGGTGTGGACGCGGTCGTCCTGCCCGGCGGCTTCTCGTACGGCGATTACCTGCGCGCCGGTGCGATCTCCCGGTTCGCGCCGGTGATGGACACGATCATTGCCAAGGCCGGCCAAGGCATGCCGGTGCTCGGCATCTGCAACGGCTTCCAGGTGCTCTGCGAGTCGCACCTGCTGCCCGGTGCGCTGATCAAGAACCACCACCGCAAGTTCGTCTGCAAGGACCAGCCGCTGCGGATCGAGAACAACCGCACCGCGTGGACCAGCGACTACGACGCGAACCACGAGATCACCATCGTGCTGAAGAACCAGGACGGTTCGTTCGTCGCCGACGAGGCGACGCTGGACCGGCTGGAGGGCGAGGGCCGGGTGGTCGCCCGCTACCTCGGCAACCCCAACGGTTCCTACCGCGACATCGCCGGCATCACCAACGAGCGCGGCAACGTGGTCGGCCTGATGCCGCACCCGGAGCACGCCGTCGAGACATTGACCGGCCCGAGCACGGACGGCCTGGGCTTCTTCACCTCGGTGCTGAAGGCCGTCGTCGCCTCCTGA
- the purS gene encoding phosphoribosylformylglycinamidine synthase subunit PurS: MARVVVDVMLKPEILDPQGKAVHGAFGRLGFDGVADVRQGKRFEITLDGEATEERVAEIRKAADTLLANPVIEDYALHVENDQ; this comes from the coding sequence GTGGCTCGCGTTGTCGTCGACGTCATGCTCAAGCCCGAGATCCTCGACCCGCAGGGCAAGGCGGTGCACGGCGCGTTCGGCCGGCTCGGCTTCGACGGCGTGGCCGATGTCCGGCAGGGGAAGCGCTTCGAGATCACCTTGGACGGTGAGGCGACCGAGGAGCGGGTCGCCGAGATCCGGAAGGCCGCGGATACCCTCCTGGCCAACCCGGTGATCGAGGACTACGCGCTGCACGTGGAGAACGACCAGTGA
- a CDS encoding PadR family transcriptional regulator, whose amino-acid sequence MATAELVLGLLSAGPAHGYDVKRGHDAWFPDSRPLAFGQVYTTLGRLERDGLVEVVDKTSGGGPDRTVYAITAKGRDHLTDWLNDPVPPAWGSADEVLRKLVAAIRTGGDAEGFLARQRASHLRRIRELRESPADDDPTSPLVREYIVAHLDADLRWLDSALDRIAEQRGTRS is encoded by the coding sequence ATGGCCACTGCGGAGCTCGTTCTCGGGCTGCTGTCGGCCGGGCCCGCCCATGGGTACGACGTGAAGCGCGGCCACGACGCCTGGTTCCCGGACAGCCGTCCGCTGGCGTTCGGGCAGGTGTACACGACGCTGGGGCGGCTGGAGCGCGACGGCCTGGTCGAGGTGGTCGACAAGACGTCCGGCGGCGGACCGGACCGGACCGTCTACGCGATCACCGCGAAGGGCCGGGACCACCTGACGGACTGGCTGAACGACCCCGTTCCACCGGCCTGGGGCAGCGCCGACGAGGTACTGCGGAAGCTCGTGGCGGCGATCCGCACCGGCGGCGACGCCGAGGGGTTCCTGGCCCGGCAGCGCGCCAGCCACCTGCGCCGGATCCGCGAACTGCGCGAGAGCCCGGCCGACGACGACCCGACGTCACCACTGGTCCGCGAGTACATCGTGGCCCACCTGGACGCCGACCTGCGCTGGCTGGACAGCGCCCTGGACCGCATCGCCGAGCAGAGGGGGACTCGCTCATGA
- a CDS encoding ABC transporter ATP-binding protein, whose protein sequence is MNAALTLDQVEYSYRRNPALRGVSLQLERGEVVAVTGASGCGKSTLLHCAAGILTPDAGAVQVDGQDLAELPEERRAALRRTKIGIVLQFGQLVPDLPLIDNVALPLLLSGHERGEAHVSAMDWLEQVGIADDADAVPAELSGGQTQRAAVARALITGPSVVLADEPTGSLDSRAGQELLEVLLKAARYRGAALMMVTHDNLVAASADREIRLRDGVIQHEVAL, encoded by the coding sequence ATGAACGCAGCCTTGACCCTGGACCAAGTGGAGTACTCGTACCGCCGCAACCCGGCCCTGCGCGGTGTCAGCCTGCAGCTCGAACGGGGAGAGGTGGTGGCCGTCACCGGCGCCAGCGGCTGTGGCAAGTCCACGCTGCTGCACTGTGCGGCCGGCATCCTCACACCGGACGCCGGGGCGGTCCAGGTGGACGGTCAGGACCTGGCCGAACTGCCGGAAGAGCGGCGTGCGGCCCTCCGGCGTACGAAGATCGGCATCGTGCTGCAGTTCGGGCAACTCGTGCCGGACCTGCCGCTGATCGACAATGTGGCGTTACCGCTTCTGCTGAGCGGTCACGAGCGCGGGGAGGCGCATGTATCGGCAATGGACTGGCTCGAGCAGGTGGGGATCGCGGACGACGCCGACGCAGTACCGGCGGAGCTGTCCGGTGGCCAGACGCAGCGTGCGGCTGTAGCGCGCGCCTTGATCACGGGACCTTCTGTGGTGCTGGCGGACGAGCCGACGGGCAGTCTGGACAGCAGGGCCGGCCAGGAGCTGCTGGAGGTGCTGCTGAAGGCCGCCCGGTATCGAGGGGCCGCGCTGATGATGGTGACGCACGACAACCTGGTCGCCGCGTCGGCCGACCGTGAGATCAGGCTGCGTGACGGCGTGATCCAGCACGAGGTAGCGCTATGA
- a CDS encoding CDP-alcohol phosphatidyltransferase family protein encodes MTTLPLAIRPALLLGIPNRITLIRTVIAMAVATYAFRTGDLTWLVVGYFSYWFGDSLDGWVARRRNEESLSGAVFDIVCDRACSFLLAAAFMATYPATIGPLAIYLVQFGVLDTMLTFSFLLWPWMLSPNYFYKVDRPIYLWNWSKPAKALNTAAVVISLVVAGRTGAQWLPYTVAIAALVVKIVSSYRVIMIICGRWAAVPEAGAHG; translated from the coding sequence ATGACCACACTCCCCCTGGCGATCCGGCCGGCGCTGCTGCTCGGGATACCGAACCGGATCACGCTGATCCGGACCGTGATCGCGATGGCGGTCGCGACCTACGCGTTCCGTACCGGCGACCTGACCTGGCTCGTGGTCGGGTACTTCTCGTACTGGTTCGGCGACAGCCTGGACGGCTGGGTGGCCCGCCGGCGCAACGAGGAGTCGCTGTCCGGCGCGGTGTTCGACATCGTCTGCGACCGGGCCTGCTCGTTCCTGCTCGCGGCCGCGTTCATGGCGACGTACCCGGCGACCATCGGCCCGCTGGCGATCTACCTGGTCCAGTTCGGGGTACTGGACACCATGCTGACGTTCTCGTTCCTGCTCTGGCCGTGGATGCTCAGCCCGAACTACTTCTACAAGGTGGACCGGCCGATCTACCTGTGGAACTGGTCCAAGCCGGCCAAGGCACTGAACACCGCCGCCGTGGTGATCTCGCTGGTCGTGGCCGGCCGGACCGGCGCGCAGTGGCTGCCGTACACGGTCGCGATCGCGGCGCTGGTGGTGAAGATCGTGTCGTCGTACCGGGTGATCATGATCATCTGCGGCCGCTGGGCCGCCGTACCAGAGGCGGGGGCCCATGGGTAG
- a CDS encoding phosphoribosylaminoimidazolesuccinocarboxamide synthase yields MITPPQAPEIPGAKHLHSGKVRDLYELESGDLLMVASDRMSAFDWILDTPIPDKGKVLTAMSLWWFEQLDVPNHIVSTDVPAEVAGRAVVCEKLAMYPVECVARGYLSGSGLLDYNATGAVCGIPLPSGLVEGSRLETPIFTPATKAEIGEHDENVSYDAVVQTVGADVAEALRRSTLDVYTRARAMAEERGIILADTKFEFGARADGTIVLADEVLTPDSSRFWPADQWEPGKQQPSYDKQIVRDWLQFESGWDRASGEAPPRLSDEVIERTRSAYINAYEQLTGRKF; encoded by the coding sequence GTGATCACTCCTCCGCAGGCTCCTGAAATTCCCGGCGCGAAGCATCTGCACTCCGGAAAGGTCCGCGACCTGTACGAGCTGGAGTCGGGCGACCTGTTGATGGTCGCCAGCGACCGGATGAGCGCGTTCGACTGGATCCTGGACACGCCGATTCCGGACAAGGGCAAGGTGCTGACTGCGATGAGCCTGTGGTGGTTCGAGCAGCTCGACGTGCCGAACCACATCGTCTCCACCGATGTGCCCGCGGAGGTCGCCGGGCGGGCCGTGGTGTGCGAGAAGCTCGCCATGTACCCGGTCGAGTGCGTCGCCCGCGGGTACCTGAGCGGCTCCGGCCTGCTGGACTACAACGCGACCGGCGCCGTCTGTGGGATCCCGCTGCCGAGCGGGCTGGTCGAGGGATCGCGGCTGGAGACACCGATCTTCACCCCCGCGACGAAGGCCGAGATCGGCGAGCACGACGAGAACGTCTCGTACGACGCGGTCGTGCAGACCGTCGGCGCGGACGTGGCGGAGGCGCTCCGGCGCAGCACGCTGGACGTCTACACCAGGGCGCGGGCGATGGCCGAGGAGCGCGGGATCATCCTGGCCGACACGAAGTTCGAGTTCGGCGCCCGCGCGGACGGCACGATCGTGCTGGCCGACGAGGTGCTGACACCGGACTCGAGCCGGTTCTGGCCGGCCGACCAGTGGGAGCCCGGCAAGCAGCAGCCGTCGTACGACAAGCAGATCGTCCGGGACTGGCTGCAGTTCGAGTCGGGCTGGGACCGCGCCTCCGGCGAGGCGCCGCCGCGGCTGTCCGACGAGGTGATCGAGCGGACGCGGTCCGCATACATCAACGCGTACGAGCAGCTCACCGGGCGGAAGTTCTAG
- a CDS encoding FAD-dependent oxidoreductase, with protein sequence MGTAIVVGAGIGGVSAAVALQRRGWQVTVLERAPELGEVGAGISVWPSAVAVLEELGVKGVEKSSVQSQPAGMRRPDGRWVVSAPQLGMELPVMIHRAQLHDLITAEFKNIRHTKPFGMGQVTVRTGYDVREVVQDDDGVTVNGELRADLLVAADGIRSAVRSTLYPQYAGPRYSGFTAYRGIADIDLDDGGGETWGRGQLFGFARLIDGRFYWYGTANQPAGTTSEPTVFESWHDPIPRLIANTEKILQNDILDLTTPLMPFAQGRIVLLGDAAHAMTPNLGRGACSAIEDAGALGRILAGTDDLHAALAAYDAERRPATTKLVKRSRSVGRVAQTENPVLCTLRDGAFALGGKLLKLRQR encoded by the coding sequence ATGGGTACGGCGATCGTGGTCGGAGCGGGTATCGGAGGGGTCAGCGCCGCTGTCGCGCTGCAGCGGCGCGGTTGGCAGGTCACGGTGCTGGAGCGAGCACCGGAGCTGGGCGAAGTAGGAGCCGGCATCTCGGTCTGGCCGTCGGCGGTCGCCGTACTGGAAGAGCTCGGGGTGAAGGGCGTCGAGAAGTCGTCCGTGCAATCCCAGCCGGCCGGGATGCGCAGGCCCGACGGCCGGTGGGTGGTCAGCGCACCCCAGCTCGGCATGGAGCTTCCGGTGATGATCCACCGCGCCCAGCTGCACGACCTGATCACAGCGGAGTTCAAAAACATCAGGCATACCAAACCGTTTGGTATGGGCCAGGTGACGGTGCGGACCGGGTACGACGTGCGGGAGGTCGTGCAGGATGACGACGGCGTCACGGTGAACGGGGAGTTGCGGGCCGACCTCCTCGTCGCCGCGGACGGGATCCGGAGCGCGGTCCGCAGCACGCTGTACCCGCAGTACGCCGGCCCGCGGTACTCCGGGTTCACGGCCTACCGCGGCATCGCCGACATCGACCTCGACGACGGCGGCGGCGAGACCTGGGGCCGTGGGCAACTGTTCGGGTTCGCACGGCTGATCGACGGCCGGTTCTACTGGTACGGAACGGCGAACCAACCGGCCGGTACGACGAGCGAACCGACCGTCTTCGAGAGCTGGCACGACCCGATCCCGCGGCTGATCGCGAACACCGAGAAGATCCTGCAGAACGACATCCTCGACCTGACCACGCCGCTGATGCCGTTCGCGCAGGGCCGGATCGTGCTGCTCGGCGACGCAGCGCACGCGATGACGCCGAACCTCGGCCGCGGCGCCTGCTCCGCGATCGAGGACGCCGGCGCGCTCGGCCGGATCCTCGCCGGCACCGACGATCTACACGCAGCACTGGCTGCGTACGACGCCGAACGCCGTCCCGCGACCACCAAGCTGGTGAAGCGCTCCCGGTCCGTCGGCCGCGTCGCCCAGACCGAGAACCCCGTGCTCTGCACGCTCCGCGACGGCGCCTTCGCGCTGGGCGGGAAACTCCTGAAGCTCCGGCAGCGTTAG
- a CDS encoding TetR/AcrR family transcriptional regulator — protein MTVPRGADRQDAIADAAIHLVATRGLRGLTHRAVDAEAGLPPGSTSYYLRTRNALLTACVRRMLARDVTGMPPPGADPIELMVAMVAGLAQERPDDLVARYELSLEASRQPELRATIDEGGRQLRTMLAQLLAGIGVPDPETAAWPVAAMMDGLLYDRVAGAGSTLPPEAFKSAVRRSITALLTGLKTS, from the coding sequence GTGACTGTGCCTCGGGGAGCGGATCGGCAGGACGCCATCGCGGACGCCGCGATCCATCTCGTCGCTACGCGCGGGCTGCGTGGGCTCACGCACCGGGCGGTCGACGCCGAAGCAGGCCTACCGCCGGGCTCCACGTCGTACTACCTGCGAACGCGGAACGCGCTGCTCACCGCCTGCGTACGGCGGATGCTCGCCCGGGACGTCACCGGTATGCCACCGCCCGGCGCGGATCCGATCGAGTTGATGGTGGCGATGGTCGCCGGGCTCGCCCAGGAACGGCCGGACGATCTGGTCGCGCGGTACGAGCTGTCCCTGGAGGCGAGCCGTCAGCCCGAACTACGCGCCACGATCGACGAGGGCGGCCGTCAACTGCGAACGATGCTGGCACAGTTGCTCGCCGGGATCGGCGTACCCGATCCGGAAACCGCGGCCTGGCCGGTCGCGGCAATGATGGACGGCTTGCTCTACGACCGAGTCGCCGGCGCCGGCTCAACCCTCCCTCCAGAAGCCTTCAAATCCGCCGTCCGCCGCTCCATAACCGCCCTCCTCACCGGCCTCAAGACCTCCTGA
- a CDS encoding glycosyltransferase family 39 protein: MTTVSDPVEATRPRAITTQYTLSRDKILYGGLLALTAIAYLWGLSKNGYANEYYAAAVQAGSKSWKAWFFGSFDSSSFITVDKTPGSLWVMGLSARIFGFNSWSMLVPEALMGVASVGFVYVSVRRWFSANAGLLAGAILALTPVAVLIFRFNNPDALLVLLLCAGAWAVTRAIDSTKYAARWMILAGALVGFGFLTKMLQAFLILPAFGIAYLVAGKPALGRRILHLVLATVSLIVSAGWWVAIVELLPASARPYIGGSQNNSILELTLGYNGLGRLDGNETGSVGGGGGGGGAMWGGAAGVQRLFGGEFASQIAWLLPAALLGIVVLVVAAGKAPRTDRKRAFALLWGGWLLGTGLVFSYMQGIIHSYYMIALAPAIGAVIGGAMSVLWKHRAELLPRATLAGGILLTAGWSFALLHQTSSWQPWLRWVVLFIGVLAAGLLVLVPELKLNRTATRRAGLFAAAVMTLTALAGPTAYSVATINSAHTGALPSAGPAGVAGMGRMGGFGGGPGGGMGTPPGQTGTGTGGTGTGTGGTGTGTGGTGTGATGTGGTGTGGTGSTRQGGMGGVGGFLGGGGISGVSSELITLLQQGAKGYTWAAAAVTANGAAPMQIASGEPIMAIGGFNGTDPAPTLAEFKQLVAQGKIHYFIGSGGGMGFGGRGGSDGTSSQIATWVSENFTAQTVSTTTVYDLSTAKGA, encoded by the coding sequence ATGACAACCGTCTCCGATCCCGTCGAGGCAACCAGACCTCGCGCGATCACCACGCAGTACACCCTGAGTCGCGACAAGATTCTGTACGGCGGCCTGCTGGCGTTGACCGCGATCGCGTACTTGTGGGGCCTGTCCAAGAACGGGTACGCCAACGAGTACTACGCGGCCGCCGTACAGGCCGGGTCGAAGAGCTGGAAGGCATGGTTCTTCGGGTCGTTCGACTCGTCGAGCTTCATCACCGTCGACAAGACCCCCGGCTCGTTGTGGGTGATGGGCCTGTCCGCGCGGATCTTCGGGTTCAACAGCTGGAGCATGCTGGTGCCCGAGGCGCTGATGGGCGTCGCGAGTGTCGGATTCGTGTACGTCTCCGTACGCCGCTGGTTCTCCGCGAACGCCGGCCTGCTCGCCGGGGCGATCCTCGCGCTGACGCCGGTCGCCGTACTGATCTTCCGCTTCAACAATCCGGACGCGTTGCTGGTCCTGTTGCTGTGCGCCGGTGCGTGGGCGGTGACGCGGGCGATCGACTCGACCAAGTATGCGGCTCGCTGGATGATTCTGGCGGGTGCGCTGGTCGGGTTCGGGTTCCTGACGAAGATGCTGCAGGCGTTCCTGATCCTGCCTGCGTTCGGTATCGCGTACCTGGTTGCCGGCAAGCCGGCGCTGGGCAGGCGGATTCTGCACCTCGTGCTGGCGACGGTCTCGTTGATCGTCAGCGCCGGCTGGTGGGTCGCGATCGTGGAGCTGCTGCCGGCGTCGGCGCGGCCGTACATCGGTGGGTCGCAGAACAACAGCATTCTCGAGCTGACGCTCGGCTACAATGGTCTCGGGCGGCTCGACGGCAATGAGACCGGGTCGGTCGGCGGTGGCGGGGGTGGCGGTGGCGCCATGTGGGGCGGCGCGGCCGGCGTGCAGCGGTTGTTCGGTGGTGAGTTCGCTTCGCAGATCGCTTGGTTGCTGCCGGCTGCTCTGCTGGGCATCGTCGTACTGGTGGTTGCCGCGGGCAAGGCTCCGCGGACGGATCGGAAGCGCGCGTTCGCATTGCTGTGGGGCGGGTGGCTGCTCGGTACCGGGCTGGTGTTCAGCTACATGCAGGGCATCATCCACAGCTACTACATGATCGCGCTGGCACCGGCGATCGGCGCAGTGATCGGCGGGGCGATGTCGGTGCTCTGGAAGCACCGGGCCGAGTTGTTGCCACGGGCAACTCTTGCAGGTGGGATCCTGCTGACTGCTGGTTGGAGCTTTGCGCTGCTGCACCAGACGTCCTCGTGGCAGCCGTGGTTGCGGTGGGTCGTGCTGTTCATCGGCGTACTCGCGGCGGGGTTGCTGGTGCTGGTGCCGGAGCTCAAACTGAACCGTACGGCGACACGTCGGGCCGGGCTGTTCGCGGCCGCGGTGATGACGCTGACCGCCCTGGCCGGACCGACGGCGTACTCCGTCGCCACAATCAACTCAGCCCACACCGGCGCCCTACCCTCGGCGGGCCCCGCTGGTGTCGCCGGCATGGGCCGAATGGGCGGCTTCGGCGGCGGCCCTGGCGGCGGAATGGGCACCCCACCCGGCCAAACCGGCACCGGAACCGGCGGCACAGGCACTGGCACTGGCGGTACGGGCACTGGCACTGGCGGTACGGGCACGGGTGCGACCGGCACGGGCGGCACCGGAACCGGTGGGACTGGCAGTACGCGGCAGGGTGGTATGGGTGGTGTCGGCGGGTTCCTTGGTGGCGGTGGGATCAGCGGGGTGTCGAGCGAGCTGATCACGTTGTTGCAGCAGGGGGCGAAGGGGTACACCTGGGCAGCCGCCGCGGTGACCGCGAACGGTGCCGCGCCGATGCAGATCGCATCCGGTGAGCCGATCATGGCGATCGGCGGATTCAACGGAACAGATCCCGCGCCGACCCTGGCCGAGTTCAAACAACTCGTTGCCCAAGGCAAGATCCACTACTTCATCGGGTCCGGCGGCGGCATGGGCTTCGGCGGCCGCGGCGGCAGTGACGGCACCTCCAGCCAGATCGCCACCTGGGTAAGCGAAAACTTCACCGCCCAAACCGTCAGCACCACAACCGTCTACGACCTCTCGACCGCAAAGGGAGCATGA
- a CDS encoding bifunctional glycosyltransferase family 2/GtrA family protein, whose product MEIPGHPRVEIVVPVKNEENDLGPNIRRLREFLDTAFPFPAEVCIADNGSTDATYELGTLLASELPGVRVVRLEQSGRGRALKQVWSSSTAEVLAYMDVDLSTNLNALLPLVAPLLAGHSDVAIGTRLAKSSRVVRRPKREFISRSYNLLLRATLSAHFSDAQCGFKAIRADVARELLPLVEDTSWFFDTELLVLAEKAGLRIHEVPVDWIDDLDSRVAIAKTVGEDLRGIARLMRSRVDLEPVRQKYGRPRILDPRTALAARVLRFCAVGVLSTAAYALLYLVLRQGMPAQVANLLALLITAVGNTTLNRRITFGVTGVEGRWRHQLRGLVAFGIGWSLTAASLWLLHTAITAPHQAVEITVLTIANLAATVVRFSLFQTWVFDDDAPTLPAFEPPAVLDQTRSH is encoded by the coding sequence ATGGAGATTCCAGGTCATCCTCGGGTCGAGATCGTCGTACCCGTCAAGAACGAGGAGAACGACCTCGGCCCGAACATCCGGCGGCTTCGTGAATTCCTCGACACCGCTTTCCCGTTCCCGGCCGAGGTCTGCATCGCGGACAACGGAAGTACGGACGCGACTTATGAGCTCGGCACCCTGCTCGCGAGCGAGCTGCCCGGGGTCCGGGTCGTCCGGCTCGAGCAGTCCGGCCGCGGCCGCGCGCTGAAACAGGTCTGGTCGAGCAGCACTGCCGAGGTGCTCGCCTACATGGACGTCGACCTGTCCACCAACCTGAACGCCCTGCTGCCGCTGGTCGCACCGCTGCTCGCCGGCCACAGTGATGTTGCCATCGGCACCCGGTTGGCGAAGAGCTCCCGGGTGGTCCGGCGGCCGAAGCGGGAGTTCATCTCACGCTCGTACAACCTGTTGCTACGGGCAACGCTGAGCGCGCACTTCTCGGACGCGCAATGTGGGTTCAAGGCGATCCGCGCCGACGTCGCGCGGGAACTGCTGCCGCTGGTCGAGGACACCAGCTGGTTCTTCGACACCGAGCTGCTGGTGCTGGCCGAGAAGGCCGGTCTGCGGATCCACGAGGTCCCGGTGGACTGGATCGACGACCTGGACTCCCGGGTCGCGATCGCGAAGACGGTGGGCGAGGACCTGCGGGGGATCGCCCGGCTGATGCGCAGCCGTGTCGACCTCGAGCCGGTCCGGCAGAAGTACGGACGACCGCGGATCCTCGACCCACGGACCGCGCTCGCGGCGCGAGTACTGCGGTTCTGCGCGGTCGGCGTACTGAGTACGGCGGCGTACGCGTTGCTCTATCTGGTCCTGCGCCAAGGGATGCCGGCCCAGGTCGCGAACCTGCTCGCTCTGCTGATCACCGCGGTCGGCAACACCACGCTGAACCGGCGGATCACCTTCGGTGTGACCGGTGTCGAGGGTCGTTGGCGGCACCAACTGCGCGGTCTGGTTGCCTTCGGCATCGGCTGGAGCTTGACCGCGGCATCGCTCTGGTTGTTGCACACGGCAATCACTGCTCCACATCAGGCGGTGGAGATCACTGTCCTCACCATCGCGAACCTGGCCGCCACCGTCGTCCGGTTCAGCCTCTTCCAGACGTGGGTGTTCGACGACGACGCGCCTACCTTGCCCGCCTTCGAACCCCCTGCGGTTCTCGATCAGACCCGGAGCCACTGA
- the purB gene encoding adenylosuccinate lyase, with amino-acid sequence MAELWSPEHKIVLERKLWVAVLKAQSALGVTVPDGVVEDYERVIDQVDLASIAERERITRHDVKARIEEFNALAGHEHIHKGMTSRDLTENVEQLQIRAGLELVRDRAVATAVRLGQLAADHAALVMTGRSHNVAAQATTLGKRFASAADELLVAVARIEELIERYPLRGIKGPVGTSQDMLDLFGGDADKLAMLETTIAQHLGFNNALTSVGQVYPRSLDYEVVSALVQLAAGPSSLATTIRLMAGHELVTEGFKEGQVGSSAMPHKMNTRSCERVNGLAVILRGYASMAGELAGNQWNEGDVFCSVVRRVALPDAFFALDGLFETFLTVLDEFGVYPAVVARELERYLPFLTTTKVLMAAVKNGVGRETAHEVIKEHAVATALDLRQGLAANDLFHRLGTDDRLGLTEDQIVGIVGEPLSFTGAAVAQVGAVVAKIDELAKRHPEAAAYTPGDIL; translated from the coding sequence ATGGCGGAGCTGTGGTCGCCGGAGCACAAGATCGTGCTCGAGCGCAAGCTCTGGGTCGCCGTACTGAAGGCCCAGAGCGCGCTCGGGGTCACGGTTCCGGACGGGGTCGTCGAGGACTACGAGCGAGTGATCGACCAGGTCGACCTGGCCTCGATCGCCGAGCGTGAACGGATCACGCGGCACGACGTGAAGGCGCGGATCGAGGAGTTCAACGCGCTCGCCGGGCACGAGCACATCCACAAGGGGATGACGAGCCGTGACCTGACCGAGAACGTTGAGCAGCTGCAGATCCGCGCCGGTCTCGAGCTGGTGCGGGACCGAGCGGTCGCCACCGCCGTACGGCTCGGCCAGCTGGCCGCCGACCATGCGGCCCTGGTGATGACCGGTCGCTCGCACAACGTGGCCGCGCAGGCGACCACGCTCGGCAAGCGGTTCGCGTCCGCCGCCGACGAGCTGCTCGTCGCCGTCGCCCGGATCGAGGAGCTGATCGAGCGGTACCCGCTGCGCGGCATCAAGGGCCCGGTCGGTACGTCGCAGGACATGCTCGACCTGTTCGGTGGCGACGCGGACAAGCTCGCCATGCTGGAGACGACGATCGCGCAGCACCTCGGCTTCAACAACGCGCTGACCAGTGTGGGGCAGGTGTACCCGCGGTCGCTCGACTACGAGGTTGTCTCGGCGCTGGTGCAGCTCGCCGCCGGACCGTCCAGCCTGGCGACGACGATCCGGCTGATGGCCGGGCACGAGCTGGTCACCGAGGGCTTCAAGGAGGGCCAGGTCGGTTCGTCGGCGATGCCGCACAAGATGAACACCCGGTCTTGTGAGCGGGTCAACGGACTCGCGGTCATCCTCCGCGGCTACGCGTCGATGGCGGGTGAGCTCGCGGGCAACCAGTGGAACGAGGGCGACGTCTTCTGTTCGGTCGTACGGCGGGTTGCGCTGCCGGACGCGTTCTTCGCGCTGGACGGGCTGTTCGAGACGTTCCTGACCGTGCTCGACGAGTTCGGGGTGTACCCGGCGGTCGTCGCGCGCGAACTCGAGCGGTACCTGCCGTTCCTGACCACGACCAAGGTGCTGATGGCCGCGGTGAAGAACGGCGTCGGCCGGGAGACCGCCCACGAGGTGATCAAGGAACACGCGGTCGCCACCGCGCTCGACCTCCGCCAGGGTCTCGCGGCGAACGACCTGTTCCACCGCCTCGGCACCGACGACCGCCTCGGTCTCACCGAGGACCAGATCGTCGGCATCGTCGGCGAGCCCCTGTCCTTCACCGGCGCGGCCGTCGCCCAGGTCGGAGCCGTCGTCGCCAAGATCGACGAACTCGCCAAACGCCACCCCGAGGCAGCCGCCTACACCCCGGGTGACATCCTCTAA
- a CDS encoding SigE family RNA polymerase sigma factor produces the protein METEGLREFYSAHQPRLVGVVSLLTGSRAEAEDIVQEAFVRLVPRWEKVSRYDSPEAWVRLVALRLAANKHRDGNRVSQLFHRLPAEHVPDHADRYSGDLEQALAGLPIPTRQVVVLHYVCDLSVAQVADTLRIAEGTVKSRLSRARDALSDSLLLRSDDHA, from the coding sequence ATGGAGACGGAGGGGCTGCGGGAGTTCTACAGCGCCCATCAGCCGCGGCTGGTGGGTGTTGTCTCGTTGCTGACCGGGTCGCGCGCCGAGGCCGAGGACATCGTCCAGGAGGCGTTCGTGCGGTTGGTGCCCCGCTGGGAGAAGGTGTCGCGGTACGACTCACCCGAGGCCTGGGTGCGGCTGGTCGCGCTGCGGCTCGCCGCCAACAAGCACCGGGACGGCAACCGGGTCAGCCAGCTGTTCCACCGGCTGCCCGCCGAGCACGTCCCGGACCATGCCGACAGGTATTCGGGTGACCTCGAGCAGGCTCTCGCCGGCCTGCCGATACCGACCCGGCAGGTCGTCGTCCTCCATTACGTCTGCGACCTGAGCGTGGCTCAGGTGGCAGACACCCTCCGGATCGCGGAAGGCACGGTCAAGTCGCGCCTGTCCCGCGCCCGGGACGCCCTGTCCGATTCTTTGCTGTTGAGGAGTGACGACCATGCCTGA